A genomic stretch from Phocoena phocoena chromosome 9, mPhoPho1.1, whole genome shotgun sequence includes:
- the ING3 gene encoding inhibitor of growth protein 3, protein MLYLEDYLEMIEQLPMDLRDRFTEMREMDLQVQNAMDQLEQRVSEFFMNAKKNKPEWREEQMASIKKDYYKALEDADEKVQLANQIYDLVDRHLRKLDQELAKFKMELEADNAGITEILERRSLELDTPSQPVNNHHAHSHTPVEKRKYNPTSHHTTTDHIPEKKFKSEALLSTLTSDASKENTLGCRNNNSTASSNNAYNVNSSQPLASYNIGSLSSGTGAGAITMAAAQAVQATAQMKEGRRTSSLKASYEAFKNNDFQLGKEFSMPREAAGYSSSSALMTTLTQNASSSTADSRSGRKSKNNNKSSSQQSSSSSSSSSLSSCSSSSTVVQEISQQTTVVPESDSNSQVDWTYDPNEPRYCICNQVSYGEMVGCDNQDCPIEWFHYGCVGLTEAPKGKWYCPQCTAAMKRRGSRHK, encoded by the exons ATGTTGTACCTAGAGGACTATCTGGAAA TGATTGAGCAGCTACCAATGGACCTGCGGGACCGCTTCACCGAGATGCGCGAGATGGACCTGCAGGTGCAGA ATGCAATGGATCAGCTAGAACAAAGAGTCAGTGAATTCTTCatgaatgcaaagaaaaataaaccggAGTGGAGAGAAGAGCAAATGGCATCCATTAAAAAG GATTACTATAAAGCTTTGGAAGATGCAGACGAGAAGGTACAGTTGGCAAACCAGATATATGACTTG GTAGATCGACACTTGAGAAAGCTGGATCAGGAACTGGCTAAGtttaaaatggagctggaagctGATAATGCTGGAATTACAGAAATATTAGAGAGGC ggtctCTGGAATTAGATACTCCTTCACAGCCAGTGAACAATCACCATGCTCACTCACATACTCCAGTGGAAA aAAGGAAATATAATCCAACTTCTCACCATACGACAACAGATCATATACCTGAAAAGAAGTTTAAATCTGAAGCTCTTTTATCTACCCTAACATCAGATGCCTCTAAGGAAAATACGCTAG GTTGTCGAAATAATAATTCTACAGCTTCTTCTAACAATGCTTACAATGTGAAttcctcccagcctctggcatCCTATAATATTGGCTCCTTGTCTTCAGGAACTGGTGCAGGGGCAATTACCATGGCAGCAGCTCAAGCAGTTCAAGCTACAGCTCag ATGAAAGAGGGACGAAGAACATCAAGTTTAAAAGCCAGTTATGAAGCGTTTAAGAATAATGACTTTCAGCTGGGAAAAGAGTTTTCCATGCCCAGGGAAGCAGCTGGCTATTCATCATCTTCAGCGCTCATGACTACGTTGACACAGAACGCCAGCTCGTCCACAGCAGATTCACGGAGCGGGAGAAAGAGCAA AAACAACAACAAGTCTTCAAGCCAGCAGtcatcatcttcctcctcctcttcttccttatcATCATGTTCTTCGTCATCAACTGTTGTACAAGAAATCTCTCAACAGACAACAGTTGTACCAGAATCTGATTCGAACAGTCAGGTTGATTGGACTTATGACCCAAATGAACCACGATACTGCATTTGTAATCAG GTATCCTATGGTGAGATGGTGGGCTGCGATAACCAAGAT